The genomic DNA ATGGCCACGTGCTCGCCCGTGGTCACTTGACTGCTCGCCCTCGGAGGATGAGTCAGCCGTCGACCCGGGCCAGGGCCTCGTCGGAGATCTCCAGGAGGAGCTTGTCGTGCGCACGCCGGGACTGGTTCCGCTGGAGGGCGTCGCGCCAGCCTTCCAGCGGGTAGGTCCGGGTGATGGGAACGCGGAGGCGACCTCGCGCGGCCAGCCGCGCGAACTCCGGCAGCTGGTCGTACCGCAACGCGGTCTGGCCCATCCGCAAGCCGAATGCCTTGCCCCCGAAGTTGCCCACGGTCATCACCCGGTCAGGCGCGCCCGTGACCTGGCTCAACGCGGGGATGAACTCGCTGGCCGGGCCCGTGTCGAGGGCGCGCTCAACGGGCCTGCGGGCCAGTGCGGCCACTCGCTCGGCTAG from Cystobacter fuscus DSM 2262 includes the following:
- a CDS encoding zinc-binding dehydrogenase, with protein sequence MRTRRGQPQVLQNARVSATVGPTYAEDLRALGSLVTYYGDGLAERVAALARRPVERALDTGPASEFIPALSQVTGAPDRVMTVGNFGGKAFGLRMGQTALRYDQLPEFARLAARGRLRVPITRTYPLEGWRDALQRNQSRRAHDKLLLEISDEALARVDG